A portion of the Celeribacter baekdonensis genome contains these proteins:
- a CDS encoding 2Fe-2S iron-sulfur cluster-binding protein — translation MALIHVKDRDGHIHHLDASSGLSIMEIIRDAGLAIEAQCGGAASCATCHVYVEETWLSHLKAQSDTEVDMLDLTDGLRDNSRLSCQIPFNDELDGLTVELAPE, via the coding sequence ATGGCGCTTATTCATGTGAAAGATCGCGACGGCCACATACATCACCTCGATGCATCTTCTGGCCTGTCGATCATGGAAATCATCCGCGATGCCGGGCTAGCGATCGAAGCCCAATGTGGGGGCGCGGCCTCCTGTGCGACATGCCATGTCTATGTCGAAGAAACATGGCTGTCTCATCTGAAAGCGCAAAGTGACACGGAGGTGGATATGCTCGATTTGACCGACGGGTTGCGCGACAATTCCCGGTTGTCCTGTCAGATCCCCTTTAACGACGAGCTTGACGGGCTGACGGTTGAACTGGCGCCGGAATAA
- a CDS encoding transglutaminase family protein, with protein MLYDVSLTIEYNYAASSDRARNLVRLLPSNITGVQQVRQRLLQVTPRPDERRDGVDFFGNAMSMVAWHHPIDAISLSLTAKVERFDRAAPLDFSPRLTEFARDLSAVHGLGPNAPHHFASASPLVSPSPAMTAYARDLVTPEMTAMQVVETLGRALHRDMAFDPEATDVNTPPEEAFEKRHGVCQDFAHVMIAALRGIGIPAGYVSGFLRTFAPPGQPRLEGADAMHAWVRAWVGQEAGWIEFDPTNDQFAGTDYITVGHGRDYGDVAPVRGVMRTSGGQESRQAVDVIPLEDA; from the coding sequence ATGCTGTATGATGTGAGCCTGACGATCGAATATAATTACGCCGCCAGTTCAGATCGGGCACGTAATTTGGTGCGGCTGTTGCCCTCCAATATCACGGGCGTTCAACAGGTTCGGCAACGCCTGCTTCAGGTCACGCCCCGACCCGATGAGCGCCGCGATGGTGTAGATTTTTTTGGCAATGCGATGAGCATGGTGGCGTGGCATCATCCGATTGATGCGATTTCTCTCAGCCTAACGGCCAAGGTCGAGCGGTTTGACAGAGCCGCGCCGCTTGATTTTTCGCCACGTCTGACGGAGTTCGCACGGGATTTGAGTGCGGTGCATGGGCTTGGTCCGAATGCTCCGCATCACTTTGCCTCGGCCTCGCCGCTGGTGTCACCGTCCCCCGCGATGACCGCCTATGCCCGCGATCTCGTCACGCCAGAGATGACCGCGATGCAGGTCGTCGAAACGCTGGGTCGGGCGCTTCACCGCGATATGGCCTTTGATCCGGAAGCAACCGATGTGAACACGCCGCCTGAGGAGGCCTTTGAGAAACGCCATGGTGTCTGTCAGGATTTCGCTCATGTGATGATCGCGGCCCTGCGAGGGATCGGCATTCCGGCAGGCTATGTTTCGGGGTTTTTGCGCACCTTTGCCCCGCCCGGTCAGCCGCGTCTTGAGGGGGCGGATGCCATGCATGCGTGGGTGCGCGCATGGGTCGGTCAGGAGGCGGGTTGGATCGAATTTGACCCGACCAATGATCAATTTGCCGGAACAGATTACATCACCGTGGGCCACGGGCGCGATTATGGTGATGTCGCCCCGGTGCGTGGGGTGATGCGGACCTCAGGCGGGCAAGAAAGCCGTCAGGCGGTGGATGTGATCCCGCTTGAGGACGCCTAA
- a CDS encoding efflux RND transporter periplasmic adaptor subunit yields the protein MKTPLRLLIIILLCGAGYWGWTQYSNKDDQAPPQTARVMRGGVSETVLASGTIEAKQLISVGARTSGQIETMAVTLGQAVSAGDLIAQIDSQDQHNDVLQAEAELANINAQIAAKNASLKKAQLSLDRLNELNKQNYASQEDVESAIADLAVYEAELEALRAQKSSAEVNVSTAKIALDRTTVTAPISGTVVAVVVDEGQTVNANTTSPTLVKLANLDKMLVKAEISEADVVHVAAGQKVSFTILGEPDNAFAATVRDIEPAPSEIEDSDTISTDEAIYYNGILEVDNPDHVLRIGMTTQVSVVLDEALDVLTVPAAALNTGVEGQRFVVVYDAISGAEKMQPVEVGLNDKVTAEILSGVNEGDLVVIGAAVAASTGSSGRMGPGMGF from the coding sequence ATGAAAACCCCCCTTCGCCTCTTGATTATCATTTTGCTCTGTGGAGCGGGCTATTGGGGGTGGACCCAGTATTCGAACAAGGACGACCAAGCTCCGCCGCAAACGGCGCGTGTTATGCGGGGGGGCGTGTCCGAGACTGTGCTGGCCTCAGGTACGATCGAAGCCAAGCAATTGATCAGCGTCGGCGCACGCACTTCAGGTCAGATCGAAACCATGGCCGTCACTTTGGGACAAGCCGTGTCGGCGGGGGATTTGATCGCACAGATCGACAGTCAGGACCAACACAATGACGTGCTTCAGGCCGAAGCGGAGTTGGCGAATATCAACGCGCAGATTGCAGCGAAAAATGCGAGTTTGAAAAAGGCGCAGCTGTCTTTGGACCGGTTGAACGAACTGAACAAACAAAATTACGCCTCACAAGAAGATGTCGAAAGCGCGATTGCTGATCTGGCGGTTTATGAGGCCGAACTTGAGGCGTTGAGGGCGCAAAAATCGAGTGCTGAGGTCAATGTGTCGACCGCGAAAATCGCACTGGACCGGACCACGGTGACCGCGCCGATCAGCGGCACAGTTGTGGCCGTGGTCGTGGACGAAGGACAAACGGTGAATGCCAACACGACTTCGCCGACCTTGGTGAAATTGGCCAATCTCGATAAAATGCTCGTCAAAGCCGAAATTTCCGAGGCCGATGTGGTGCATGTCGCGGCGGGGCAAAAGGTCAGCTTTACCATCCTTGGTGAACCCGACAACGCTTTTGCCGCCACGGTGCGCGACATCGAACCTGCCCCCTCGGAGATCGAGGACAGCGACACGATTTCGACTGATGAGGCGATTTATTACAACGGTATTCTTGAGGTTGATAACCCGGATCATGTGTTGCGGATCGGGATGACGACACAGGTGTCTGTGGTCTTGGATGAGGCGCTGGATGTGTTGACCGTGCCTGCTGCGGCTTTGAATACGGGTGTAGAGGGACAGAGGTTTGTCGTGGTGTATGACGCCATCAGCGGCGCAGAAAAAATGCAGCCGGTTGAGGTGGGTCTGAACGACAAAGTGACGGCGGAAATCCTCTCTGGTGTCAACGAGGGCGATTTGGTTGTGATCGGAGCAGCCGTTGCGGCATCCACAGGCAGTTCTGGCCGCATGGGTCCGGGGATGGGGTTCTGA
- the ygiD gene encoding 4,5-DOPA dioxygenase extradiol, translating to MSLSQDLQNLKDRLKSSDRMPVVFLGHGSPMNAIEDNSYSRSWAELGSSLPRPQAILVVSAHWMTRGSTLVDVSRLPKTIHDFYGFPQELFAQHYPAQGAPDVAKEVVSLLASHHAEGDDTWGLDHGAWSVLKWLYPEADVPVFQLSIDMTKDLPHHLEIGQALSELRHRGVLILGSGNIVHNLRTMKYGAEPYDWALDFDGLFAERLMARDHAVLSDREGLGPLLKLAHPSLDHYLPALTIAGASDAKDALMFMNSSIDIASVSMRSFIYY from the coding sequence ATGAGCCTCTCACAAGACCTTCAGAACCTGAAAGACCGTCTCAAATCTTCGGACCGGATGCCGGTTGTGTTTTTGGGTCACGGCAGCCCGATGAACGCGATTGAGGACAACAGCTATTCGCGCAGTTGGGCCGAATTGGGGTCTTCTCTGCCGCGACCACAAGCGATTTTGGTGGTGTCAGCGCATTGGATGACGCGAGGGTCAACACTCGTGGACGTGTCGCGCTTGCCGAAAACCATCCATGATTTTTACGGCTTCCCACAGGAACTGTTTGCCCAACACTACCCTGCCCAAGGCGCGCCGGATGTGGCCAAAGAAGTCGTGTCACTCCTCGCCAGCCACCACGCGGAGGGCGATGACACTTGGGGGTTGGATCACGGCGCTTGGTCGGTTTTGAAATGGCTTTACCCGGAGGCGGATGTGCCGGTGTTTCAGCTGTCGATTGATATGACCAAAGACTTGCCACATCACCTTGAGATTGGTCAGGCGCTGTCTGAGCTGCGTCATCGCGGTGTGCTGATCCTCGGATCTGGCAACATCGTTCACAATCTGCGCACGATGAAATATGGGGCCGAACCCTATGACTGGGCGCTGGATTTTGACGGACTGTTTGCCGAACGTCTTATGGCACGCGACCATGCGGTGCTCTCGGACCGTGAGGGGCTTGGCCCCCTGTTAAAACTGGCCCATCCGTCGCTGGATCACTACCTTCCGGCGCTGACGATTGCCGGGGCCTCAGACGCCAAAGATGCGTTGATGTTTATGAACTCATCCATCGACATCGCCTCGGTGTCCATGCGCAGTTTCATCTATTATTGA
- a CDS encoding Nramp family divalent metal transporter, which yields MPSLTDRTKQGISSVLAGERGGWRARLLFAGPAIIASVAYMDPGNYATNIQAGAGYGYTLLWVVLLANLIAMLFQALSARLGIVTGKNLAELSRDNFPRPVVWIMWAISEVAAMATDLAEFLGGAIGLALLFDLPLMVGMIITAIITYAILIFEGKGFRPMELIIGALVGVIGLCYLAEIIIAPIDWGAAGMGMITPELPDAAALTIAVGIIGATVMPHAIYLHSGLTQSRANVRNAAERRKVLKFSNTEVVVALALAGMVNMAMVMMAASAFHLGHSEVAEIETAYHTLTPLLGAAAAGMFLASLIASGISSSVVGTMAGQMIMQGFLHFRVPIWIRRLVTMVPAFAVVAAGVNATDALVMSQVVLSIALPVPMIALIIFVSRREIMGEFVIHPGLRILAGVGAVVVLGLNFVLLAEFFGLSMPFLAG from the coding sequence ATGCCCTCCCTGACCGATCGCACAAAACAAGGTATTTCCTCTGTTCTCGCAGGGGAGCGCGGTGGCTGGCGCGCACGCTTGTTGTTTGCCGGACCCGCCATCATCGCCTCCGTCGCCTATATGGATCCGGGCAATTACGCGACCAACATCCAAGCCGGTGCGGGCTATGGCTATACGCTCCTGTGGGTTGTGCTTCTGGCCAATCTGATTGCGATGCTGTTTCAGGCGCTCTCGGCGCGGTTGGGCATTGTGACGGGCAAAAATCTGGCCGAACTGTCGCGGGACAATTTCCCCCGCCCGGTGGTGTGGATCATGTGGGCGATCAGCGAAGTTGCGGCCATGGCGACCGATTTGGCCGAGTTTTTGGGCGGTGCCATCGGGCTTGCCCTGCTGTTTGACCTGCCTTTGATGGTCGGGATGATCATCACCGCCATCATCACCTATGCGATCCTGATTTTTGAGGGCAAAGGCTTTCGCCCGATGGAATTGATCATTGGTGCGCTCGTGGGCGTCATCGGCCTGTGTTACCTGGCCGAAATCATCATCGCGCCGATTGATTGGGGCGCGGCGGGCATGGGGATGATCACGCCGGAGTTGCCCGATGCGGCGGCCCTGACCATCGCGGTTGGCATCATCGGGGCCACTGTGATGCCCCATGCGATTTACCTGCATTCGGGTCTGACGCAATCGCGCGCCAATGTGCGTAACGCAGCCGAGCGGCGCAAAGTGTTGAAATTCTCCAACACCGAAGTCGTGGTCGCGCTTGCGTTGGCAGGCATGGTCAATATGGCGATGGTGATGATGGCGGCCTCCGCCTTTCACTTGGGGCATTCTGAGGTGGCCGAAATTGAAACGGCCTATCATACGTTGACGCCGCTTTTGGGCGCGGCTGCTGCAGGGATGTTCTTGGCCTCTTTGATTGCCTCGGGTATTTCCAGTTCGGTGGTCGGCACCATGGCGGGGCAGATGATCATGCAGGGCTTCTTGCATTTCCGCGTGCCGATTTGGATTCGCCGTTTGGTGACGATGGTTCCGGCCTTTGCGGTTGTCGCCGCAGGTGTGAATGCCACCGATGCTTTGGTGATGTCTCAGGTTGTGCTCTCTATCGCTCTGCCCGTGCCGATGATCGCGCTGATCATATTCGTATCGCGCCGTGAGATTATGGGCGAGTTTGTGATCCATCCGGGGTTGCGCATCTTGGCCGGGGTAGGGGCTGTTGTTGTGCTGGGCTTGAATTTCGTGCTTTTGGCAGAGTTCTTTGGCCTCAGCATGCCGTTTCTCGCAGGATAG
- a CDS encoding LysR family transcriptional regulator yields the protein MDLIDGLKAFVATAQTGSFTAAAERLGMSNRLTSKYVAELEQRLGVRVLQRTTRKVGITSAGEELLARAPALLDELDAMLSAVTEDSRGFSGTLRVSAPVTFGETYVQGLMQRFAAPHPDLTIDLRLNDSYVDLAAEGVDLAFRIGPPDQPTLKARKLGEIRSVLVASPAYLAEHPAPKRPEDLAHHRCIIDTNRRRPAHWVFVEGAQENAVTVPSRFMVNSARVARDLAVAGQGIAFCPRFVLDDDLEAGRLVSLLDGFAAPGHPISAVYLEGRTLPLKVRALIDFALRDMRQVAIA from the coding sequence ATGGACCTGATTGACGGTCTCAAAGCCTTTGTCGCGACGGCGCAAACCGGGTCGTTTACTGCGGCGGCGGAACGGCTTGGCATGTCCAATCGACTGACGTCAAAATATGTGGCCGAGTTGGAACAGCGCCTTGGCGTGCGAGTGTTGCAACGCACCACGCGCAAGGTTGGCATCACCTCGGCGGGCGAAGAACTTTTGGCCCGTGCGCCTGCGCTTTTGGACGAACTCGACGCAATGCTCTCGGCGGTGACCGAGGACAGTCGCGGGTTTTCCGGCACATTGCGGGTGTCCGCACCCGTGACCTTTGGCGAGACCTATGTTCAGGGCCTGATGCAACGCTTCGCTGCCCCGCACCCTGACCTCACCATCGACCTAAGGCTCAACGACAGCTATGTCGATTTGGCCGCCGAAGGGGTCGATTTGGCGTTTCGGATCGGCCCGCCGGATCAACCAACCTTGAAGGCGCGCAAGCTGGGCGAAATCCGCAGTGTACTTGTCGCCTCTCCGGCCTATCTCGCCGAGCACCCCGCACCAAAGCGACCCGAAGATTTGGCGCACCACAGATGCATCATTGACACCAACCGCCGACGTCCGGCGCATTGGGTGTTTGTGGAGGGCGCGCAGGAGAATGCGGTCACCGTGCCCAGTCGGTTCATGGTCAACAGCGCACGGGTGGCGCGGGATTTGGCCGTGGCCGGGCAAGGGATTGCCTTTTGCCCTCGCTTTGTTTTGGATGATGATCTTGAGGCCGGGCGTTTGGTGTCGCTGCTGGACGGGTTTGCCGCCCCCGGTCACCCGATCAGCGCGGTTTACCTCGAAGGGCGCACTTTGCCTTTAAAGGTGCGTGCCTTGATTGATTTTGCGCTCAGGGACATGCGCCAGGTTGCCATTGCCTAG
- the mntR gene encoding manganese-binding transcriptional regulator MntR has translation MAPSLSPAPSPEHPNTTQADRFTRAREVQAVALLEDYVEMIGDLIAEHGEARVADIAERMGVAQPTATKAIARLKREGLATSRPYRGVFLTDDGAALADRVRARHRTVVALLIAVGVPEDTAELDAEGIEHHVSDGTLAAFEAYLAQQK, from the coding sequence ATGGCCCCATCGCTTTCGCCCGCTCCCTCCCCGGAACACCCAAACACCACACAAGCGGATCGGTTCACCCGCGCCCGCGAGGTTCAGGCCGTGGCACTGTTGGAAGATTATGTTGAGATGATCGGCGATTTGATCGCAGAGCATGGCGAAGCCCGCGTGGCCGATATCGCCGAACGGATGGGCGTGGCGCAACCCACCGCGACCAAAGCCATTGCCCGGCTCAAACGCGAAGGGTTGGCAACGTCACGCCCCTATCGCGGGGTGTTTTTGACCGATGATGGCGCGGCTTTGGCCGATCGGGTTCGGGCGCGTCACCGGACGGTTGTGGCCTTGCTCATCGCCGTAGGTGTGCCCGAAGACACCGCGGAACTGGACGCCGAAGGGATCGAGCACCACGTCTCAGACGGCACTTTGGCGGCGTTTGAGGCCTATCTCGCACAGCAAAAATAG
- a CDS encoding elongation factor G, whose product MKTVTILGPSQSGKSTLAKALAGLEAGTSRSLSLFGEAAVTMFRYLDEDWAVLDCPGGAEGLSLTGSSLAASDAAVLCVSADVDAAVLAAPYLRLLEASNVPTLIFINKLDVATDRTSDVVAALQAYSAHGIVLREVPIRENGEITGVVDLISERAWAFHDGARSSLVEVPKDMQAREQEARADLLEHLADFDDALLEELIEDQKVMSDEIYEVSTKVLQHHDLIPTFLGAAAKGNGLTRLMKSLRHEVPGIEALSDRLGASPVAVGIFADQVKHLGKTVLIRAVGAEVSAGTEVAGGSIGSLVDIDAKTPVGHLAPGALALTVKTDHLSLRTPVYGASETFDTPVWATAHAPKHRGLISPVNDRDDARLSLALTKLAEIDPGLSVEQDGQSGKAILATQDQRHQRRVVAKLDEVFGVSVTLEAIPPALFETITRRVETQHRHRKQSGGAGQFADVVMEIEPLPRGAGFVFAETVKGGAVPRNYMSAVEAGVRDALVEGPNGWPVVDIKVTLKDGKHHAVDSSDHAFRTAAKGAVRDAMAEAKPIVLQPIHRISIHVPSPFSGGLVPLVTGLKGQVLGFEAEGDVAGWDVFSALLPAASDAELFQALGSASRGTAWYEAELDHYEEAHGAVATMAPAT is encoded by the coding sequence ATGAAAACCGTCACCATTTTAGGTCCATCTCAATCAGGCAAATCAACCTTGGCCAAAGCGCTCGCTGGGCTTGAGGCGGGCACATCCCGCTCTTTGAGCCTATTTGGTGAGGCTGCGGTCACGATGTTTCGCTATCTGGATGAGGACTGGGCTGTGCTGGACTGTCCGGGCGGTGCTGAGGGCCTGTCGCTCACCGGATCGTCTTTGGCCGCGAGTGATGCGGCGGTGCTGTGTGTGTCCGCAGATGTGGACGCTGCGGTTTTGGCCGCGCCTTATCTGCGCCTGTTGGAGGCGTCCAATGTGCCGACGCTGATTTTCATCAACAAGCTCGATGTCGCAACCGATCGCACCAGCGATGTGGTTGCCGCCCTTCAGGCCTATTCGGCCCATGGGATTGTGCTGCGCGAAGTGCCGATCCGCGAAAATGGCGAAATCACCGGGGTGGTGGATCTGATTTCTGAACGGGCTTGGGCGTTTCATGACGGCGCGCGGTCATCCTTGGTGGAGGTGCCAAAAGATATGCAGGCGCGCGAACAAGAGGCCCGTGCCGATCTGCTCGAACATCTTGCCGATTTCGATGATGCGCTTTTGGAAGAGTTGATCGAGGACCAAAAGGTGATGAGCGATGAAATCTATGAGGTCTCGACCAAAGTGCTGCAACATCACGACCTGATCCCAACCTTTCTGGGCGCGGCAGCAAAGGGCAATGGCCTAACGCGGTTGATGAAAAGCCTGCGCCATGAGGTGCCGGGGATTGAGGCGCTCTCGGATCGGTTGGGCGCGTCTCCCGTCGCGGTTGGGATTTTTGCCGATCAGGTCAAACACCTTGGCAAAACCGTATTGATCCGCGCCGTGGGCGCAGAGGTTTCAGCGGGCACAGAAGTGGCGGGCGGCAGCATCGGCAGCCTCGTCGATATCGACGCCAAAACGCCGGTCGGCCATCTTGCGCCCGGTGCGCTCGCATTGACGGTGAAAACCGATCACCTGTCCCTGCGCACCCCGGTTTATGGTGCAAGTGAGACGTTTGACACGCCGGTTTGGGCCACGGCACATGCGCCAAAGCACAGAGGCTTGATCTCGCCCGTCAATGACCGCGATGACGCACGCTTGTCCTTGGCTTTGACGAAATTGGCCGAGATTGATCCGGGTCTGAGCGTTGAGCAGGACGGCCAAAGCGGCAAGGCGATCTTGGCGACCCAAGACCAACGTCATCAACGCCGTGTTGTGGCAAAACTCGATGAGGTGTTTGGTGTGTCGGTCACACTTGAGGCGATCCCGCCTGCGCTGTTCGAAACCATCACGCGCCGGGTTGAGACCCAGCATCGCCACCGCAAACAATCCGGTGGTGCCGGGCAATTTGCCGATGTGGTGATGGAGATCGAACCTCTGCCGCGTGGTGCAGGATTTGTTTTTGCCGAGACCGTCAAAGGCGGGGCAGTGCCGCGCAATTACATGTCGGCGGTTGAGGCCGGTGTGCGCGATGCATTGGTCGAGGGGCCAAACGGTTGGCCCGTGGTGGACATCAAAGTCACACTCAAAGACGGCAAACATCATGCGGTGGACAGCTCCGATCATGCCTTCCGCACCGCTGCCAAAGGCGCCGTGCGCGACGCAATGGCGGAGGCGAAACCCATCGTTTTGCAACCGATCCACCGGATCAGCATCCATGTGCCAAGCCCGTTTTCAGGCGGATTGGTGCCTTTGGTGACGGGGCTCAAGGGACAGGTTCTGGGCTTTGAGGCCGAAGGCGATGTGGCCGGATGGGATGTGTTTTCGGCCCTTTTGCCTGCCGCATCTGACGCGGAGTTGTTTCAAGCCTTGGGCAGCGCGTCGCGCGGCACAGCATGGTATGAGGCGGAACTGGATCACTATGAAGAGGCCCATGGCGCGGTCGCAACGATGGCCCCGGCGACCTGA
- a CDS encoding circularly permuted type 2 ATP-grasp protein — translation MPNSARPTDVTSDFFSAYLQRPGVADELFDAKGQMRPVWRRFVDRFARLTPAEIEARFERGDQYLRDAGVFYRQYSNDPLAERDWPLSHIPVILHEDEWSTICAGLTQRADLLERVMADLYGPARLVADNHLPAALIARSPHWLRPMVGVEPRGGHYLHFIAFEIGRSPDGTWFVLGDRTQAPSGAGFALENRMATGRIFPERFPRAHIHKLSGFFGTFRNAMERLASPRGEPHRVSGILTPGPSNDTYYEHTYIARYLGMMLLEGEDIVVENAQAMVRTIEGLQPLGMLWRRIDAAFADPIEFNPKSQIGTPGLMEAVRGGHLGMANALGSGVLEMRAMMAFLPRMSKVLTGQALALPNIATWWCGGARERAYVQKNAQNMLISPADAVDLPFDLGATTALGGEFRGTAMGSIADWLEREGDRLVGQEAVTLSTTPAWQADGAGGGQIVPRPMTVRVFAARTSEGWQFMKGGYARIGRSEDVTALAMQRGGSVADVWVVSDRPLPHTKSVAPSDGNFRRAAPSILPARAADNLFWLGRYVERTEDAARLIRAYHLRLAATDNRNDPRLKALRSYMAGYGIDLSQTVPEALIARIFTARTCAFNVRDRFSTDGISALSDLLKTATRMTKTAQPGDDCARAMSVLVRKIAGITGLVHENMYRFAGWRFLSIGRALERADAMASLLARFTGEDAPEGALDLAVEVGDSIITHQRRYRVETSRDTVVDLLALDADNPRALLFLIRALRQHAEALPNAHLHGRPSELLRTILPLETGIACAMPVEMTPERLRAIRADLARISDLIAATYLR, via the coding sequence ATGCCCAATTCAGCTCGGCCCACTGACGTGACGTCGGATTTCTTTTCCGCCTATCTGCAACGCCCGGGCGTGGCAGATGAGTTGTTTGACGCCAAAGGCCAGATGCGCCCGGTGTGGCGGCGGTTTGTGGATCGCTTTGCGCGTCTCACCCCGGCCGAGATTGAGGCGCGGTTTGAGCGCGGTGATCAATACCTGCGCGACGCGGGTGTGTTTTATCGCCAATATTCCAACGATCCCTTGGCCGAACGCGATTGGCCTCTGAGCCACATTCCGGTGATCTTGCACGAAGACGAGTGGTCCACGATTTGTGCCGGGCTGACGCAGCGCGCCGATCTTTTGGAACGGGTCATGGCCGATCTGTATGGTCCGGCGCGTTTGGTGGCGGACAATCACCTCCCGGCGGCTTTGATCGCGCGATCGCCACACTGGCTGCGCCCAATGGTCGGGGTGGAGCCGCGCGGTGGGCATTACCTGCATTTCATTGCGTTCGAGATTGGGCGTTCGCCGGATGGCACATGGTTTGTTCTGGGGGATCGGACACAAGCGCCCTCTGGCGCAGGGTTTGCGCTTGAAAACCGGATGGCGACCGGGCGAATTTTCCCCGAACGCTTTCCGCGCGCGCATATCCACAAACTGTCGGGCTTTTTCGGCACGTTTCGCAACGCGATGGAACGCCTGGCCTCGCCACGAGGGGAGCCCCATCGGGTGAGCGGCATCCTGACGCCGGGGCCGTCCAACGACACCTATTACGAACACACTTACATCGCGCGTTACCTCGGGATGATGTTGCTTGAGGGCGAAGATATCGTGGTCGAAAACGCCCAAGCCATGGTGCGCACGATTGAGGGGTTGCAGCCGCTAGGCATGTTGTGGCGTAGGATTGATGCGGCTTTTGCCGATCCGATTGAGTTCAATCCAAAATCCCAAATTGGTACGCCCGGTCTGATGGAAGCGGTGCGCGGCGGGCACCTTGGCATGGCCAATGCACTGGGATCTGGTGTGCTTGAGATGCGGGCGATGATGGCGTTTTTACCGCGGATGTCAAAGGTGCTCACCGGGCAAGCTTTGGCGTTGCCCAACATCGCAACATGGTGGTGTGGTGGCGCGCGAGAGCGGGCCTATGTTCAAAAAAACGCTCAAAACATGCTGATCAGCCCGGCGGATGCGGTGGATCTTCCGTTTGATCTTGGGGCGACCACGGCGCTGGGCGGTGAGTTTCGCGGCACCGCCATGGGCTCTATTGCGGATTGGTTGGAACGCGAAGGTGATCGGCTTGTTGGGCAAGAGGCGGTGACGCTTTCGACCACGCCCGCATGGCAGGCGGATGGCGCAGGCGGTGGCCAGATTGTGCCGCGCCCGATGACCGTAAGGGTCTTTGCTGCACGGACCTCTGAGGGCTGGCAGTTCATGAAGGGTGGCTATGCCCGTATTGGTCGCAGCGAAGATGTCACCGCCCTCGCGATGCAACGCGGCGGGTCGGTGGCGGACGTTTGGGTGGTCTCCGATCGGCCTTTGCCACATACAAAATCAGTCGCCCCGTCTGATGGTAATTTTCGCCGTGCCGCCCCCAGTATTCTCCCTGCGCGGGCCGCCGATAACCTGTTTTGGCTTGGTCGCTATGTGGAGCGCACCGAAGATGCGGCGCGTTTGATCCGGGCCTATCATTTGCGTTTGGCGGCCACCGACAACCGCAATGATCCGCGTTTGAAAGCGCTGCGCAGCTACATGGCCGGATATGGAATCGATCTGTCGCAAACCGTGCCTGAGGCGTTGATCGCGCGCATTTTCACGGCGCGGACTTGTGCGTTCAACGTGCGCGACCGGTTTTCGACGGATGGGATTTCGGCGCTGAGCGATTTGTTGAAAACCGCCACGCGGATGACCAAAACGGCACAGCCCGGCGATGATTGCGCGCGCGCGATGTCGGTTTTGGTGCGCAAAATTGCCGGGATCACCGGGCTTGTGCACGAAAACATGTACCGCTTTGCCGGTTGGCGGTTTTTGAGCATTGGCCGGGCTTTGGAGCGGGCGGATGCGATGGCCTCGCTTTTGGCGCGTTTCACCGGCGAGGATGCGCCCGAAGGGGCGCTCGATTTGGCGGTTGAAGTGGGGGATTCGATCATCACCCATCAGCGCCGCTACCGGGTCGAAACCAGTCGTGACACCGTGGTGGATCTTTTGGCTTTGGATGCCGACAATCCGCGCGCATTGTTGTTTTTGATCCGCGCCCTGCGTCAACATGCGGAGGCTTTGCCCAACGCACATCTGCACGGTCGTCCCTCCGAGTTGCTGCGCACGATTTTGCCGCTTGAGACCGGGATTGCCTGTGCCATGCCGGTCGAGATGACGCCGGAGCGGTTGAGGGCCATCAGGGCCGATTTGGCGCGGATTTCCGATCTGATCGCCGCGACCTATTTGAGGTGA